The Bombus terrestris chromosome 16, iyBomTerr1.2, whole genome shotgun sequence genome includes a region encoding these proteins:
- the LOC100652142 gene encoding probable histone-lysine N-methyltransferase CG1716 isoform X1, whose protein sequence is MCIYLSFYFKQIKIRRIHGIKMARRRKNEMKSSVKTSLKYVPVRKSSRQIAKKQLEEKKINGDVLQISYSNNSEDSKSTTEYQTQVLPKKNQNSLRKHNKHKNISNSNVLAINEECSYSTTSQYKKDASESDSQDGIDIIVDQSNKLSPEDVQQVVVGNPNKEIVTESDSAEIEIWPEDVIEETVICEEMEVKEELKGSGCSLKQNDNVIVKEVLVVNTPSLETKNFVEYTVIQNENGMESMLIESDSRNTPNNECYCNTQNDMCNLHKTGNSMPALCIDVPMTSNDRNNKSTNLEKSYTHSKDISNDQGDPYANKDAYTKRLQETLSKDDVFCKIDNKLADMQISEPSKEIQKLVNDLSNTENIMSPLQIAGNTEKVIPMSVDEESSSSILDKMEQLHQSNNSAILVDIVEKSITELNNDSCNDKMDCTNQHLLKSKVLSDKKNGNQRKTVHLQQVNEELYGDSEMDSKIDGEDTKLSSSSDNSNDTLLSMSNCKLTEFDTKCNNNSNDIDKKVEFRSRSGSTDTTGSESGSNSSGVRRSSRIRSIGLMKQRSRGRGLVMKPNVDISKTSVQQEREKVANNVVSIAQEMKMDNISESQLDKETNISKTVNTFESLTLLATTCNTTGYDSDSSKPVKVKSRWRRSSELEMGGSNTGTVSTSAIGSVFGTIIANISESGSCSTVKTTSGSLIDINSSDSPSGSATITNFQSNTETEQTKEVSTSVNNNNIVQIPKTVGARILLPMVPEIKDREMEERLSQFEYLRENLYLTERYTNKETKRMVCDCFLTEEEIERGELGCGEDCLNRLLMIECGPRCVVGDRCTNKRFQNCEYAKCEVFRTEKKGFGLRAMVDLLAGEFIMEYVGEVVDPKDFRRRAKEYSKDKNKHYYFMALKSDQIIDATLKGNVSRFINHSCDPNSETQKWTVNGELRIGFFNKKFIAAGEEITFDYHFQRYGKEAQKCFCEAPNCRGWIGETPEEEKEKIEKKEKREKDMKKKKGEKKQTDYMEDEDLEEEIDKLCSGGLKNRAHTLTLSRLMVRSRELEHRTRLLRLIQSGEQPCRRLFLDYHGLRLIWSYVMDISTNDSDEAQQFRLEVLKTLNTLPIPNKTMLMDSKIYNVVEKWSRRLYFSLSGDSPEDDQGKSKSNSDELSVNYDSNEKRNSYPLTDTEKQENNIEITDIKSDNTDQNLIPELALSLLAEWSNLKEVFRIPKKERIEQMKEHEREADRGYREELEKDEKRGTSYDRHRSDRYGRNEVEKRGDRRRGRESPESEHTRTKDKRIEERSSLVPIPRMTKYERRQLFALKVAKEEEERQRRQQQESWQDHETRCLALGIDPHTTAMVDPQTGYPVFYNPSIGQWQQYPTQDGEINQQCTSVYVAGPQAVSSHTQSGMVPQSSHVLASSISSEISPGMSSNIPSGVPPVVYTLSQTPVYNQSTTAYSLLSHCHQQYPEGQLPLSNNLVSSGTSVPLQTESLYEHIEKQSDQQFSATFRQSQPEAPPIDLPPKWKSATDSRGRTYYYHVKERISQWLPPPPDHIGVQPDSSSTSESSEESSSSNEEDEEIDEDNNEESRNEELSLNNTLIEKSLNGSKHNVPKKSAVHNISGCSGLLPEGKKRREGLVQERIISPRREEDRMDHKTHKGIKEKLRRQKERAKFKEHVEKIRRHRRSNKSKSHSRHSLNKLQLPSSDLSTMSERKIKDTFRINMANVMVHFLNPYRKNDCKQGRITNTEDFKHLARKLTHFVLAKELKHCKSVDELQCNENVKHKAKDFVRKYMSKFGAVYQKSTDED, encoded by the exons ATGTGTAtttatctttccttttatttcaaacaaataaAG ATTAGAAGAATACATGGAATCAAAATGGCACGTAGacgtaaaaatgaaatgaaatcatCCGTAAAAACATCACTTAAATATGTACCTGTTCGAAAATCTAGTAGACAAATAGCCAAAAAGcaattagaagaaaaaaagattaatggGGATGTTTTACAAATATCTTACTCAAACAACTCAGAAGATAGTAAAAGTACCACAGAATACCAAACCCAAGTACTTCCAAAAAAGAATCAAAATTCTTTAAGGAAGCATAACAAGCATAAGAACATTTCTAATAGTAATGTACTTGCAATTAATGAAGAGTGTTCATATTCCACAACATCCCAGTATAAAAAAGATGCTAGTGAAAGTGATAGTCAAGATGGAATAGACATCATAGTTGATCAATCTAATAAACTTAGTCCTGAAGATGTTCAACAAGTAGTTGTTGGTAATCCGAATAAAGAAATTGTAACTGAATCCGATTCTGCTGAAATCGAAATATGGCCAGAAGATGTAATAGAAGAAACTGTAATATGCGAAGAGATGGAAGTTAAAGAAGAACTTAAGGGTAGTGGTTGCAGCTTAAAACAAaatgacaacgtaattgtaaaaGAAGTATTAGTTGTAAACACTCCCTCTTTAGAAACAAAAAATTTTGTAGAATACACTGTGATACAAAATGAAAATGGCATGGAATCCATGTTAATAGAATCTGATTCAAGAAATACACCTAATAATGAATGTTATTGCAATACGCAAAATGACATGTGTAATTTACATAAAACGGGGAATTCCATGCCAGCCTTATGTATAGATGTGCCAATGACTTCTAATGATAGAAATAACAAATCAactaatttagaaaaatcataTACTCATAGTAAGGATATAAGTAATGATCAAGGAGACCCATATGCAAATAAAGATGCATATACAAAAAGGTTGCAAGAAACTTTATCTAAAGATGATGTGTTCTGTAAGATAGATAACAAATTAGCAGATATGCAAATTAGTGAACCTTcaaaagaaatacaaaaattagtTAATGATTTATCCAATACAGAAAACATAATGTCTCCATTACAAATTGCTGGAAACACAGAGAAGGTGATACCAATGAGTGTTGATGAAGAAAGCAGTTCCTCAATACTAGATAAAATGGAACAACTGCATCAATCAAATAACTCTGCTATATTGGTTGATATTGTAGAGAAAAGTATTACAGAGTTAAATAATGATTCTTGCAATGATAAGATGGACTGTACAAATCAGCATTTACTAAAATCAAAAGTATTATCAgataaaaaaaatggaaatcaACGTAAAACAGTACATTTGCAACAGGTTAATGAGGAATTGTATGGTGATAGTGAAATGGATAGCAAAATTGATGGGGAAGATACAAAACTATCTAGTAGCAGTGATAATAGTAATGATACACTATTATCTATGAGTAACTGTAAATTAACAGAATTTgatacaaaatgtaataataattcaaatgaTATTGATAAAAAGGTTGAGTTTAGAAGCAGAAGTGGTAGCACTGACACAACAGGTTCAGAAAGTGGATCAAATAGTTCTGGTGTAAGGAGGAGTAGTAGAATTAGGTCAATTGGTTTAATGAAACAAAG ATCACGAGGACGTGGTTTAGTTATGAAACCTAATGTAGATATTTCAAAAACTAGTGTTCAACAGGAACGAGAAAAAGTAGCTAATAATGTTGTTTCAATTGCTCAAGAAATGAAAATGGATAATATATCTGAATCACAATTAGATAAAGAAACTAATATCAGTAAGACAGTAAATACATTTGAGTCTCTTACATTGCTAGCAACAACTTGTAATACTACAGGCTACGATTCAGATTCCTCTAAACCTGTTAAAGTAAAATCTCGTTGGCGAAGATCAAGTGAACTCGAAATGGGTGGATCAAATACAGGGACTGTATCTACATCAGCAATTGGATCTGTATTTGGAACTATAATTGCAAATATATCTGAATCCGGATCATGTTCAACTGTTAAAACCACAAGTGGATCTTTAATAGATATTAATTCTTCAGATTCTCCATCTGGATCAGCaacaattacaaattttcaatctAATACAGAGACAGAACAAACAAAAGAGGTATCGACATCagttaacaataataatattgtgcAAATTCCAAAAACTGTGGGTGCAAGAATTTTATTACCTATGGTTCCTGAAATAAAAGACAGAGAAATGGAAGAAAGGCTAAGTCAGTTTGAATATTTgcgtgaaaatttatatttgacaGAAAG ATACACAAATAAGGAGACGAAGAGAATGGTATGTGATTGCTTTTTAacagaagaagaaattgaaagaggAGAACTAGGTTGTGGAGAAGACTGTCTAAATAGACTTCTTATGATAGAGtg CGGCCCTCGATGTGTAGTAGGTGATCGTTGCACAAATAAAAGATTTCAAAACTGTGAATATGCAAAATGTGAAGTATTTAGAACAGAAAAAAAGGGGTTCGGATTACGAGCTATGGTTGACTTGTTAGC AGGAGAATTTATAATGGAATATGTAGGTGAAGTAGTTGATCCAAAAGATTTTCGACGTAGAGCAAAAGAATAttcaaaagataaaaataaacattattattttatggcATTAAAATCAGATCAAATCATAGATGCAACTCTGAAAGGAAATGTTTCTCGATTCATAAATCACAGTTGCGATCCAAATTCTGAAACTCAAAAA TGGACAGTGAATGGTGAATTGAGAATTggcttttttaataaaaaatttatagctGCTGGTGAAGAAATTACATTTGACTATCATTTTCAACGTTATGG CAAAGAGGCACAAAAATGTTTTTGTGAAGCACCCAATTGTCGCGGTTGGATCGGTGAAACGCctgaggaagaaaaagaaaagattgaaaagaaagaaaaacgtgaGAAAGatatgaagaaaaagaaaggtgaAAAGAAACAAACTGATTATATGGAAGATGAAGAT ttgGAGGAAGAAATAGATAAACTATGCTCAGGTGGTTTGAAAAATAGAGCCCATACATTGACATTAAGTAGATTAATGGTACGTAGCAGAGAATTAGAACACAGAACACGGCTTTTACGTCTCATACAAAGCGGAGAACAGCCATGTCGAAGATTATTTTTGGATTATCATGGTTTACGTTTGATTTGGAGTTATGTTATGGATATTTCTACTAATGATTCTGATGAAGCACAACAGTTTCGACTAGAAGTTTTGAAAACCCTAAATACACTTCCGATTCCCAATAAAACAATGTTAATGgatagtaaaatttataatgTGGTAGAAAAATGGTCAAGACGATTGTATTTTTCTTTGAGTGGAGATTCTCCTGAAGATGATCAAGgaaaatcaaaatcaaataGTGATGAATTATCAGTTAATTATGACAGtaatgaaaaaagaaactcTTATCCATTGACTGATAcagaaaaacaagaaaataatattgaaattactGACATAAAATCTGATAACACAGATCAAAATCTTATTCCTGAATTAGCTTTGAGTCTTTTAGCTGAGTGGTCAAATTTAAAAGAAGTTTTTCGTATaccgaaaaaggaaagaattgaACAAATGAAAGAACATGAGAGAGAAGCAGATCGCGGATACAGAGAAGAAttagaaaaagatgaaaaaagagGAACGTCGTATGACAGGCATAGATCTGATAGATATGGGAGAAACGAAGTAGAGAAACGTGGGGATAGAAGACGAGGACGAGAATCTCCAGAATCTGAACATACTCGAACAAAAGATAAGAGAATAGAAGAAAGAAGTAGCTTAGTTCCAATTCCGCGAATGACGAAATACGAGCGCAGACAATTATTTGCTTTAAAAGTAGctaaagaggaagaagaacgaCAGCGTCGTCAACAGCAAGAATCGTGGCAAGATCATGAAACTAGATGTTTGGCACTAGGTATAGATCCTCATACCACGGCTATGGTAGACCCACAAACAGGATATCCTGTTTTTTACAATCCATCAATTGGACAATGGCAACAATATCCTACACAAG atgGAGAAATAAATCAGCAATGTACTTCAGTGTATGTAGCTGGACCACAGGCAGTATCTAGCCATACTCAATCCGGAATGGTACCGCAAAGTTCACATGTCTTAGCATCATCAATTTCTTCTGAAATATCACCTGGCATGTCGAGTAACATACCTTCAGGTGTACCTCCAGTGGTGTACACGTTAAGTCAAACGCCTGTATATAATCAAAGCACAACAGCTTATTCTTTACTGTCTCATTGTCATCAACAATACCCTGAAGGCCAATTGCCACTCTCGAATAATTTAGTTTCCAGCGGAACATCGGTTCCGCTCCAAACCGAATCTCTTTACGAACATATTGAAAAGCAATCAGACCAACAATTTTCTGCTACATTCAGACAATCGCAGCCTGAAGCACCTCCTATAGATTTACCACCCAAATGGAAGAGTGCAACTGATAGTAGAGGCAGAACATATTATTATCATGTAAAAGAACGAATATCGCAGTGGTTGCCTCCTCCGCCAGATCATATTGGAGTTCAACCAGATTCGTCATCGACTTCAGAATCTAGTGAAGAATCTAGTTCATCCaacgaagaagatgaagaaattgACGAAGACAATAACGAAGAATCGAGAAACGAAGAGTTAAGCTTAAATAATACTTTGATAGAAAAATCGTTAAATGGTTCTAAGCATAATGTACCTAAAAAAAGTGCGGTTCATAATATAAGCGGATGTTCAGGTCTTCTTCCGGAAggcaagaaaagaagagaaggttTAGTTCAAGAAAGAATTATTAGC ccACGTCGAGAAGAAGACCGTATGGATCACAAAACGCACAAAGGGATAAAGGAGAAATTACGACGTCAAAAAGAAAGAGCCAAGTTTAAAGAACACGTTGAAAAAATACGAAGACATCGCCGTAGTAACAAATCTAAATCGCATTCACGACAcagtttaaataaattacaactaCCGTCGTCCGATTTATCCACAATGTCAGAGAGAAAGATTAAAGATACTTTTAGGATAAATATGGCGAATGTCATGGTACATTTTTTGAATCCGTATAGGAAAAACGATTGTAAACAAGGTAGAATAACAAATACGGAAGAT
- the LOC100652142 gene encoding probable histone-lysine N-methyltransferase CG1716 isoform X2 yields MIRRIHGIKMARRRKNEMKSSVKTSLKYVPVRKSSRQIAKKQLEEKKINGDVLQISYSNNSEDSKSTTEYQTQVLPKKNQNSLRKHNKHKNISNSNVLAINEECSYSTTSQYKKDASESDSQDGIDIIVDQSNKLSPEDVQQVVVGNPNKEIVTESDSAEIEIWPEDVIEETVICEEMEVKEELKGSGCSLKQNDNVIVKEVLVVNTPSLETKNFVEYTVIQNENGMESMLIESDSRNTPNNECYCNTQNDMCNLHKTGNSMPALCIDVPMTSNDRNNKSTNLEKSYTHSKDISNDQGDPYANKDAYTKRLQETLSKDDVFCKIDNKLADMQISEPSKEIQKLVNDLSNTENIMSPLQIAGNTEKVIPMSVDEESSSSILDKMEQLHQSNNSAILVDIVEKSITELNNDSCNDKMDCTNQHLLKSKVLSDKKNGNQRKTVHLQQVNEELYGDSEMDSKIDGEDTKLSSSSDNSNDTLLSMSNCKLTEFDTKCNNNSNDIDKKVEFRSRSGSTDTTGSESGSNSSGVRRSSRIRSIGLMKQRSRGRGLVMKPNVDISKTSVQQEREKVANNVVSIAQEMKMDNISESQLDKETNISKTVNTFESLTLLATTCNTTGYDSDSSKPVKVKSRWRRSSELEMGGSNTGTVSTSAIGSVFGTIIANISESGSCSTVKTTSGSLIDINSSDSPSGSATITNFQSNTETEQTKEVSTSVNNNNIVQIPKTVGARILLPMVPEIKDREMEERLSQFEYLRENLYLTERYTNKETKRMVCDCFLTEEEIERGELGCGEDCLNRLLMIECGPRCVVGDRCTNKRFQNCEYAKCEVFRTEKKGFGLRAMVDLLAGEFIMEYVGEVVDPKDFRRRAKEYSKDKNKHYYFMALKSDQIIDATLKGNVSRFINHSCDPNSETQKWTVNGELRIGFFNKKFIAAGEEITFDYHFQRYGKEAQKCFCEAPNCRGWIGETPEEEKEKIEKKEKREKDMKKKKGEKKQTDYMEDEDLEEEIDKLCSGGLKNRAHTLTLSRLMVRSRELEHRTRLLRLIQSGEQPCRRLFLDYHGLRLIWSYVMDISTNDSDEAQQFRLEVLKTLNTLPIPNKTMLMDSKIYNVVEKWSRRLYFSLSGDSPEDDQGKSKSNSDELSVNYDSNEKRNSYPLTDTEKQENNIEITDIKSDNTDQNLIPELALSLLAEWSNLKEVFRIPKKERIEQMKEHEREADRGYREELEKDEKRGTSYDRHRSDRYGRNEVEKRGDRRRGRESPESEHTRTKDKRIEERSSLVPIPRMTKYERRQLFALKVAKEEEERQRRQQQESWQDHETRCLALGIDPHTTAMVDPQTGYPVFYNPSIGQWQQYPTQDGEINQQCTSVYVAGPQAVSSHTQSGMVPQSSHVLASSISSEISPGMSSNIPSGVPPVVYTLSQTPVYNQSTTAYSLLSHCHQQYPEGQLPLSNNLVSSGTSVPLQTESLYEHIEKQSDQQFSATFRQSQPEAPPIDLPPKWKSATDSRGRTYYYHVKERISQWLPPPPDHIGVQPDSSSTSESSEESSSSNEEDEEIDEDNNEESRNEELSLNNTLIEKSLNGSKHNVPKKSAVHNISGCSGLLPEGKKRREGLVQERIISPRREEDRMDHKTHKGIKEKLRRQKERAKFKEHVEKIRRHRRSNKSKSHSRHSLNKLQLPSSDLSTMSERKIKDTFRINMANVMVHFLNPYRKNDCKQGRITNTEDFKHLARKLTHFVLAKELKHCKSVDELQCNENVKHKAKDFVRKYMSKFGAVYQKSTDED; encoded by the exons ATG ATTAGAAGAATACATGGAATCAAAATGGCACGTAGacgtaaaaatgaaatgaaatcatCCGTAAAAACATCACTTAAATATGTACCTGTTCGAAAATCTAGTAGACAAATAGCCAAAAAGcaattagaagaaaaaaagattaatggGGATGTTTTACAAATATCTTACTCAAACAACTCAGAAGATAGTAAAAGTACCACAGAATACCAAACCCAAGTACTTCCAAAAAAGAATCAAAATTCTTTAAGGAAGCATAACAAGCATAAGAACATTTCTAATAGTAATGTACTTGCAATTAATGAAGAGTGTTCATATTCCACAACATCCCAGTATAAAAAAGATGCTAGTGAAAGTGATAGTCAAGATGGAATAGACATCATAGTTGATCAATCTAATAAACTTAGTCCTGAAGATGTTCAACAAGTAGTTGTTGGTAATCCGAATAAAGAAATTGTAACTGAATCCGATTCTGCTGAAATCGAAATATGGCCAGAAGATGTAATAGAAGAAACTGTAATATGCGAAGAGATGGAAGTTAAAGAAGAACTTAAGGGTAGTGGTTGCAGCTTAAAACAAaatgacaacgtaattgtaaaaGAAGTATTAGTTGTAAACACTCCCTCTTTAGAAACAAAAAATTTTGTAGAATACACTGTGATACAAAATGAAAATGGCATGGAATCCATGTTAATAGAATCTGATTCAAGAAATACACCTAATAATGAATGTTATTGCAATACGCAAAATGACATGTGTAATTTACATAAAACGGGGAATTCCATGCCAGCCTTATGTATAGATGTGCCAATGACTTCTAATGATAGAAATAACAAATCAactaatttagaaaaatcataTACTCATAGTAAGGATATAAGTAATGATCAAGGAGACCCATATGCAAATAAAGATGCATATACAAAAAGGTTGCAAGAAACTTTATCTAAAGATGATGTGTTCTGTAAGATAGATAACAAATTAGCAGATATGCAAATTAGTGAACCTTcaaaagaaatacaaaaattagtTAATGATTTATCCAATACAGAAAACATAATGTCTCCATTACAAATTGCTGGAAACACAGAGAAGGTGATACCAATGAGTGTTGATGAAGAAAGCAGTTCCTCAATACTAGATAAAATGGAACAACTGCATCAATCAAATAACTCTGCTATATTGGTTGATATTGTAGAGAAAAGTATTACAGAGTTAAATAATGATTCTTGCAATGATAAGATGGACTGTACAAATCAGCATTTACTAAAATCAAAAGTATTATCAgataaaaaaaatggaaatcaACGTAAAACAGTACATTTGCAACAGGTTAATGAGGAATTGTATGGTGATAGTGAAATGGATAGCAAAATTGATGGGGAAGATACAAAACTATCTAGTAGCAGTGATAATAGTAATGATACACTATTATCTATGAGTAACTGTAAATTAACAGAATTTgatacaaaatgtaataataattcaaatgaTATTGATAAAAAGGTTGAGTTTAGAAGCAGAAGTGGTAGCACTGACACAACAGGTTCAGAAAGTGGATCAAATAGTTCTGGTGTAAGGAGGAGTAGTAGAATTAGGTCAATTGGTTTAATGAAACAAAG ATCACGAGGACGTGGTTTAGTTATGAAACCTAATGTAGATATTTCAAAAACTAGTGTTCAACAGGAACGAGAAAAAGTAGCTAATAATGTTGTTTCAATTGCTCAAGAAATGAAAATGGATAATATATCTGAATCACAATTAGATAAAGAAACTAATATCAGTAAGACAGTAAATACATTTGAGTCTCTTACATTGCTAGCAACAACTTGTAATACTACAGGCTACGATTCAGATTCCTCTAAACCTGTTAAAGTAAAATCTCGTTGGCGAAGATCAAGTGAACTCGAAATGGGTGGATCAAATACAGGGACTGTATCTACATCAGCAATTGGATCTGTATTTGGAACTATAATTGCAAATATATCTGAATCCGGATCATGTTCAACTGTTAAAACCACAAGTGGATCTTTAATAGATATTAATTCTTCAGATTCTCCATCTGGATCAGCaacaattacaaattttcaatctAATACAGAGACAGAACAAACAAAAGAGGTATCGACATCagttaacaataataatattgtgcAAATTCCAAAAACTGTGGGTGCAAGAATTTTATTACCTATGGTTCCTGAAATAAAAGACAGAGAAATGGAAGAAAGGCTAAGTCAGTTTGAATATTTgcgtgaaaatttatatttgacaGAAAG ATACACAAATAAGGAGACGAAGAGAATGGTATGTGATTGCTTTTTAacagaagaagaaattgaaagaggAGAACTAGGTTGTGGAGAAGACTGTCTAAATAGACTTCTTATGATAGAGtg CGGCCCTCGATGTGTAGTAGGTGATCGTTGCACAAATAAAAGATTTCAAAACTGTGAATATGCAAAATGTGAAGTATTTAGAACAGAAAAAAAGGGGTTCGGATTACGAGCTATGGTTGACTTGTTAGC AGGAGAATTTATAATGGAATATGTAGGTGAAGTAGTTGATCCAAAAGATTTTCGACGTAGAGCAAAAGAATAttcaaaagataaaaataaacattattattttatggcATTAAAATCAGATCAAATCATAGATGCAACTCTGAAAGGAAATGTTTCTCGATTCATAAATCACAGTTGCGATCCAAATTCTGAAACTCAAAAA TGGACAGTGAATGGTGAATTGAGAATTggcttttttaataaaaaatttatagctGCTGGTGAAGAAATTACATTTGACTATCATTTTCAACGTTATGG CAAAGAGGCACAAAAATGTTTTTGTGAAGCACCCAATTGTCGCGGTTGGATCGGTGAAACGCctgaggaagaaaaagaaaagattgaaaagaaagaaaaacgtgaGAAAGatatgaagaaaaagaaaggtgaAAAGAAACAAACTGATTATATGGAAGATGAAGAT ttgGAGGAAGAAATAGATAAACTATGCTCAGGTGGTTTGAAAAATAGAGCCCATACATTGACATTAAGTAGATTAATGGTACGTAGCAGAGAATTAGAACACAGAACACGGCTTTTACGTCTCATACAAAGCGGAGAACAGCCATGTCGAAGATTATTTTTGGATTATCATGGTTTACGTTTGATTTGGAGTTATGTTATGGATATTTCTACTAATGATTCTGATGAAGCACAACAGTTTCGACTAGAAGTTTTGAAAACCCTAAATACACTTCCGATTCCCAATAAAACAATGTTAATGgatagtaaaatttataatgTGGTAGAAAAATGGTCAAGACGATTGTATTTTTCTTTGAGTGGAGATTCTCCTGAAGATGATCAAGgaaaatcaaaatcaaataGTGATGAATTATCAGTTAATTATGACAGtaatgaaaaaagaaactcTTATCCATTGACTGATAcagaaaaacaagaaaataatattgaaattactGACATAAAATCTGATAACACAGATCAAAATCTTATTCCTGAATTAGCTTTGAGTCTTTTAGCTGAGTGGTCAAATTTAAAAGAAGTTTTTCGTATaccgaaaaaggaaagaattgaACAAATGAAAGAACATGAGAGAGAAGCAGATCGCGGATACAGAGAAGAAttagaaaaagatgaaaaaagagGAACGTCGTATGACAGGCATAGATCTGATAGATATGGGAGAAACGAAGTAGAGAAACGTGGGGATAGAAGACGAGGACGAGAATCTCCAGAATCTGAACATACTCGAACAAAAGATAAGAGAATAGAAGAAAGAAGTAGCTTAGTTCCAATTCCGCGAATGACGAAATACGAGCGCAGACAATTATTTGCTTTAAAAGTAGctaaagaggaagaagaacgaCAGCGTCGTCAACAGCAAGAATCGTGGCAAGATCATGAAACTAGATGTTTGGCACTAGGTATAGATCCTCATACCACGGCTATGGTAGACCCACAAACAGGATATCCTGTTTTTTACAATCCATCAATTGGACAATGGCAACAATATCCTACACAAG atgGAGAAATAAATCAGCAATGTACTTCAGTGTATGTAGCTGGACCACAGGCAGTATCTAGCCATACTCAATCCGGAATGGTACCGCAAAGTTCACATGTCTTAGCATCATCAATTTCTTCTGAAATATCACCTGGCATGTCGAGTAACATACCTTCAGGTGTACCTCCAGTGGTGTACACGTTAAGTCAAACGCCTGTATATAATCAAAGCACAACAGCTTATTCTTTACTGTCTCATTGTCATCAACAATACCCTGAAGGCCAATTGCCACTCTCGAATAATTTAGTTTCCAGCGGAACATCGGTTCCGCTCCAAACCGAATCTCTTTACGAACATATTGAAAAGCAATCAGACCAACAATTTTCTGCTACATTCAGACAATCGCAGCCTGAAGCACCTCCTATAGATTTACCACCCAAATGGAAGAGTGCAACTGATAGTAGAGGCAGAACATATTATTATCATGTAAAAGAACGAATATCGCAGTGGTTGCCTCCTCCGCCAGATCATATTGGAGTTCAACCAGATTCGTCATCGACTTCAGAATCTAGTGAAGAATCTAGTTCATCCaacgaagaagatgaagaaattgACGAAGACAATAACGAAGAATCGAGAAACGAAGAGTTAAGCTTAAATAATACTTTGATAGAAAAATCGTTAAATGGTTCTAAGCATAATGTACCTAAAAAAAGTGCGGTTCATAATATAAGCGGATGTTCAGGTCTTCTTCCGGAAggcaagaaaagaagagaaggttTAGTTCAAGAAAGAATTATTAGC ccACGTCGAGAAGAAGACCGTATGGATCACAAAACGCACAAAGGGATAAAGGAGAAATTACGACGTCAAAAAGAAAGAGCCAAGTTTAAAGAACACGTTGAAAAAATACGAAGACATCGCCGTAGTAACAAATCTAAATCGCATTCACGACAcagtttaaataaattacaactaCCGTCGTCCGATTTATCCACAATGTCAGAGAGAAAGATTAAAGATACTTTTAGGATAAATATGGCGAATGTCATGGTACATTTTTTGAATCCGTATAGGAAAAACGATTGTAAACAAGGTAGAATAACAAATACGGAAGAT